Proteins from one Triticum aestivum cultivar Chinese Spring chromosome 7A, IWGSC CS RefSeq v2.1, whole genome shotgun sequence genomic window:
- the LOC123151914 gene encoding protein S-acyltransferase 18 translates to MAWPRRHGWQLPLHPLQLVGAGVFAVLVTAFYVVLGPYLGSAVAGNTLLALFSVSAAATAALYVRCTAVDPSDRTHAKKVKRQRSLARGGGRRLPRLRYGYILWRYAARLLKRVEVRVMNRWVRRSYLEQWNSSVQLDPMLPFAFTSLEDIVSPHATDDQDISFCPICDCEVKLRSKHCKTCDRCVDGFDHHCRWLNNCIGRRNYAAFILLMFFVLLMLVIEGGTAVAIFIRCFIDSKGLKTEMEHRLHVGLPKGAHAALSMVFVIFTLYSTAALGQLFFFHVLLIRKGMRTYDYILAMREAAQAYDPFDDSDFSSDESIDFDSPERPSFLSRILCRKDEVNESTRKLSIRIDEKEANDATRRKDDVSINPWTLITMNKDKAMAAAERARERIRQKLPSTTISPMRPLPLETKRGPLNQGRRPIITVTGKENQETRPIMTVTGKENQETRPIMTGKEIVPALTKSWLSGSPTARLSSPRRRFSGSSSPKPQRCRANFDLRLTEVSRELDTRVSKQVMCSAVIKGAEDEDSSS, encoded by the exons ATGGCCTGGCCCCGGCGGCACGGCTGGCAGCTCCCCCTCCACCCGCTCCAG CTCGTGGGCGCGGGGGTGTTCGCCGTCCTCGTCACGGCCTTCTACGTCGTCCTCGGGCCCTACCTCGGCAGCGCCGTCGCCGGCAACACCCTCCTCGCGCTCTTCTCCGTCTCG gccgccgccaccgcggccctcTACGTGCGCTGCACCGCCGTCGACCCCTCCGACCGGACCCACGCCAAGAAGGTGAAGAGGCAGCGCAGTCTCGCCAGGGGCGGCGGGCGGAGGCTGCCGAGGCTGCGCTACGGGTACATCCTGTGGCGGTACGCGGCGCGGCTGCTCAAGAGGGTCGAGGTCCGCGTCATGAACCGCTGGGTGCGGAGGAGCTACCTCGAGCAGTGGAACTCCAGTGTCCAGCTCGACCCCATGCTCCCCTTTGCCTTCACCAGCCTTGAGGACATCGTCTCGCCGCACGCCACCGACGACCAGGACATCTCATTCTGCCCAATCTGCGACTGCGAG GTGAAATTGCGCAGCAAGCACTGTAAAACTTGCGACCGGTGTGTTGATGGATTTGATCACCACTGCAGG TGGCTCAACAATTGCATAGGGAGAAGGAATTATGCAGCATTTATCCTGCTAATGTTCTTTGTTTTGCTGATG CTTGTTATCGAGGGGGGAACAGCGGTTGCGATTTTTATTCGCTGCTTCATCGACAGCAAAGGGCTGAAAACTGAAATGGAGCACAGGCTTCACGTAGGGCTACCTAAAGGAGCTCACGCAGCATTATCT ATGGTATTTGTCATCTTCACTTTGTACAGTACTGCAGCACTGGGTCAGCTCTTCTTTTTCCATGTTCTGCTCATTAGAAAG GGAATGAGGACATACGATTACATCCTTGCTATGCGAGAAGCTGCACAGGCATATGATCCTTTTGATGACTCTGATTTTTCCTCGGACGAGAGCATTGACTTCGACTCTCCAGAAAGGCCATCCTTCTTGTCAAGGATCTTATGCAGAAAAGATGAAGTGAATGAG AGTACCCGAAAGCTATCGATTAGGATCGACGAGAAGGAGGCCAATGATGCAACAAGAAGGAAGGATGACGTCTCGATCAACCCATGGACGTTGATCACTATGAACAAGGACAAAGCAATGGCAGCCGCTGAGCGTGCGCGTGAGCGAATCAGGCAGAAGTTGCCATCCACGACCATCTCCCCGATGAGACCATTACCATTGGAGACAAAGAGAGGTCCTTTGAACCAGGGGAGAAGACCCATCATAACAGTAACAGGGAAGGAGAACCAGGAGACAAGACCCATCATGACAGTAACAGGGAAGGAGAACCAGGAGACAAGACCCATCATGACAGGGAAGGAGATCGTGCCTGCACTCACAAAGAGCTGGCTGTCAGGGTCACCAACTGCGAGGTTGTCAAGCCCAAGGAGGCGGTTTTCAGGTTCATCATCACCCAAACCTCAGAGGTGCAGGGCCAACTTTGACTTGAGACTAACAGAGGTGTCAAGAGAGCTTGATACCCGCGTCTCAAAGCAGGTCATGTGCTCTGCTGTCATTAAGGGCGCCGAAGATGAAGATTCTTCGTCGTAA